The genomic window CCCTGGGCAAGGCCCTCGAGGGGTGGAAGAGCCCGCAGCCCTACGCGCGCATCGAGCGTCCCTTCCAGCCCGACATCAAGCCGGAGCGGGAGACGATCGAGACGCCCGACAAGGCCAACGCCACCTACTTCGCCGGCCTGATGATGAAGCTCCAGGACACCGACCCGGACTACCCGGCGATGGCCATCGGCAACTCCGTCCTGGGCGGCGGCGCCCTGTCCTCGCGGATCGCCGACCGGCTGCGGCAGAAGGGGGGCCTGTCCTACTCGGCCGGCTCGTCGTTCAACGCCAGCCCGCTGGACCCGCGCGGCAGCCTCATGGTCATGGCGATCTACAACCCCGCCAACCGCGGCAAGGTCGTCGCGGGCGTCGACGAGGAGGTCGCCCGGATCCTCAAGGACGGCGTCACCCAGGCCGAGGTCAAGCGCGCGATCGACGGCTACCTGAAGCAGCAGGAGATCCAGCGGACCAACGACACCGCGCTCGCCGGCACCCTGGCGGAGAACCTCTACCTCGGCCGGACCTTCCAGTTCCAGGCCGACCTCGAGGCCAAGGTCAAGGCCCTGTCCGTCGACGACGTCAACTCCGCCCTGCGGAAGTACGTCGACCCGTCGAAGCTCTCCGTCGTCACGGCCGGCGACTTCAAGAAGCCCTGAGCCGGACGCGGAGAACTTGCCCCGAAGCCCCCCCGTAAGGGAGGGAGTAATCCGGCTCTCCCCCTTACAGAAGGGGAGTTGGAGGGGGTGAACAGTCAGCCCTAGGCGGTCGAATTCACCCCTGCATCCCCCGTTCGTGAGGGGGAAGCAAATCTATCCCTCTCCCGACCAGGCTCGTCATGGCCCATACATAGGGACGCGACCATCTGGTCCCCTCCCCCCTGGTGGGGGAGGGTTAGGGAGAGGGGGCGACCGCCCTCGACATCGGAGTCGCCTCCAGCGGTTCGTCGAGGCCCACACCTATCCGCTAGCTCGCCCCGCAATCGAAGGCCCGCAGGTCCCCCTCTCCCTAACCCTCCCCCACCGGGGGGGAGGGGATCGGAAGGTCCCGTCGGCCCCGGTTGTGGGTCGTGAGGCGATCACCGAAACCGATCACGGATTTCCTCTCCCACGCCATCCCGACGACACCGACAGGGGACACGCACCATGGATCGCCGCGAATTCCTCAAGCAGACCGGCGCCCTCGCCGCCACGGCGGCCGTCGGAGCCGGCGCAGGCCCGTTCGTCCACGCCGCCGACAAGTCCGGCGAGAAGGCCCCGGTCGTCGGCCAGGGCGAGCACCGCTACGAGTGCCACCACAACTGGGGCGAGGTCCCCTCGTCGATCCGCTGGTTCGAGACCCACGGCGTGGCGATCGACAAGCAGGGCCACGTCTACATCAAGCATCGCGCCGGGGGCGAGAAGCCGAAGAACCCGGCCGACGCCCAGGACACGATCGTCGTCTTCGACCCCGACGGCAAGTTCGTCCGCTCGTTCGGCAAGGAGTACCACGGCGGCGGGCACGGCATCGACATCCGCGAGGAGGGCGGCCAGGAGTTCCTCTACCTGAGCTGCATGATGCCCGTGAACCTGGTGGTGAAGACCGACCTCAAGGGCGAGGTCGTCTGGATCAAGCAGGCCCCCACGGAGCCGCACGTCTACGACAAGCCGAACTCGCCGTTCACGCCCACCAACGTGGCCTTCGCGCCCGACGGCGGCTTCTACGTCGGCGACGGCTACGGCTCGAACTACATCCACGAGTACGACAAGGACGCGAAGTGGGTCCGCACCTGGGGCGGCTCGGGGGACGCGCCGGGCAAGATGCACACCCCGCACGGCCTCTGGTGGGACGACCGGCCGGGCCGTGAGCCCTCGCTCGTCGTCGCCGACCGCGCCAACCACAGGCTCCAGTACTTCACCGCCGACGGCAAGTACCTGAGCAAGCTCGAAGAGGTCTCGTTCCCGGCCCACTTCGACATCCGCGGCGACGTCCTGCTCGTCCCCGACCTGCACGCGCGGATCAGCCTGTTCGACAGGGACAACAAGGTGCTGGCCCACCTCGGCTACGACCCCGAGTGGACCAAGCAGGTCCTCGACGGCTTCAAGATCCGCTCCCAGCCCGACCGCTGGCCGGCCGGCAAGTTCATCCACCCCCACGACGCCTGCTTCGACAAGGATGGGAACATCTTCGTCGCCGAATGGGTGTCCACGGGGCGCGTGTCGAAGCTGCGGCACGTGAGCTGAGCGAGGGGCTGATGCGGGCCCGATCCGCGACGCCTCGGCCTGCCAGCCGCAACGACGGCAAGCAGATCGGCCGGGGCGGTCCCGCGGCATCGCCTTCGGCTCTGCCGCAGCCACCCAAATCCGTGCGACCTCCCCGGCACGCTTCCCGGGCGGCTGCGGAGGAGCATAGCGACGCCACGGGACCGCCGCCGCATCCTCCGCCGGCCGTGGCTTCCCCGGGCCGGGCCGCCGGGGCGGGAAGCCCCGGCCCTCATTCCTGCCTCGGCAGGTACTCCGGCGGGATCGTCGTGCCGGCTCGCTCGGCGTCCCAGAAGATGGTGACGACCCACCAGCGGCGGCCGTCGTCCAGGAGCTGGATGCTGTTGATCCCGCGGGAGAAGGGCTTCGCGTCGTCCTTCGCGTGGCGCGACTCGTAGGTGCTGAAGACGTGGGCCATCGCGCCGAAGCGGTCGACGCGGCGGGCGACCTCGCGCTCGAAGAAGCCCTCCTCCTTGAGCCGCGGCGCGGAGGCCTCGACGAACTCGTCCGGGGTGAGCACCCGCGCGGCGGCCGGCTCGCCGGGCCTCCGGACGGTCGGGATCAGCCTGGCCCCCGGGGCGAAGAGCGTGCGGAAGGCGTCCCAGTCGCGCGGGCCGGCGGGGCCGGAGATCGCCCCGTAGAGGCGGTCCAGGATGCCGTCGATCGAGCCGAGGTCGCGGTCGCGATCCTCCGCGGCGGGCGGCGCCGGGGCCGTGTGCGCCGCGGTGGGCGCGACGCAGGCCGCGGCGGCCAGGACCAGGAGGCGGGCGAATCGGGAGGGGCGTCGATGCGTCGCGGACATGGGCGTGCTCCTGGGGGGAAGGTCCACACTCTCCGGGCCAGAGGAGAGGGTCGCCGCCGGCGGCGGCCGGTCACATCGCCGGCGGCGGCGCCGCGCCGGATCGGACGTGGTCGCGGAACCGCGCCATGGTCGGCGAGAGGTCGTCGCGCGCGGTGATCGCCTCGATGAGCCAGGCGGCCGGCTCGGCCTCGGCCCTCGCCAGCGCGGCGGCGAGTTCCTGGGGCGTCGTCGCGCGGGCCGTCCGCGCGCCCATCGCCGCGGCCATGGCCGGGTAGTCCCAGTCGCGGCGCAGGTAGCTGGGGCTCGGCCCGTCCAGGGCCTCGAGCATCCCGTAGCCGCTGTTGTTCAGCAGCAGGACGATCGGCTGGAGGCCCTGGTCCACGAGCGTCGCCAGCTCGGTCCCGGTCATCTGGAAGGCCCCGTCGCCCACGATCGCCAGCGGCCGGCGAGAGGGGTCGGCGACCCCGGCCCCCAGCGCCCCCGGGACGGCGAAGCCCATCGAGGCGTAGTAGCCCGCGGCCAGGAAGACCTCGGTCCTCAGCTCCAGCCCGATGAACCACGAGTCGCCCACGTCCGCCACGAAGCTGTACCTGCCCGGGTCCAGCCGCCCGAGCTCCCGGATCACGTCCGCCACGCGGAGCCGCCCCCCCGGCGCGGGTGCCTCGGATGCGCCGGGCGCGGGGGCGCCGGGCCCGCCGGCCGCCGGGCGCGGGGGCGCCGGGGCGGGGCGGCCGCCCGCGGGGAGGCGCTCCAGCAGGGCCTCCACCACGCGGCGGATCGGCAGGTCGTCGTAGCGGTGGTGGCGGAGCCGGACGCCGTCGGGGTCGATGAGGATCCGGGCCCGGCGGTCGATCCGCTCGGTCCAGTAGCCCGTCCCCAGGTCCGTGCGGACCACGCCGATGCCGAGCACGCAGTCCGAGCCGTCCAGCAGCTCGCGGACGCCCGGGTCGCCGAGCGCCCCCAGGTAGACCCCGGCGAACTGGGGGTGGCTCTCCGGGAACGACGCCTTGCCCAGCACGTCGGTGGCGACCGGCAGCCCGAGCCGCTCCGCCAGGCGGATCACCGCGGCGGTGAGGTCATGCCGGCGCACGCCGACGCCGACGTACAGCGCGGGCCGCTTCGCGCCCGCGAGCATCGCGGCGATCTCCTCGACGACCTCGTCGAGGGCCCCGGCGCTCGCCTCGCGGGCCGCGGCGGAGGGCTCCAGGTCCAGCGGCCCGGCCGGCGGGGCGACCTCGGCGCGGACCCGGTCGCGGGGGATCTCCAGGTACCCGGGCCGCTTCCGCAGGCAGACGTTCCGCAGCACCCGATCGATGAGCCCCGGGGCCGTCGCCGGATCCTCCAGGACCGCCGCGTCGGTGGTCACCTCGCGGTAGATCCGCAGCTGGCTCTCGTAGTTCCGGACGACGTGGTGCAGGTGCACGTCGTGCTGGCCTCGCAGGGACATCTCGGGCCCGCCGCTGACGACCAGCAGCGGCGACTGCTCGGCATAGGCGCAGGCCACCGGGTTGAGGGTATTCAAGGCACCCGGCCCGTACGTCACCAGCGCCACCCCCAGGCCCCGCACCCGCGCGTACGCGTCGGCCGCGAAGCCCACCCCCGGCTCGTGGCTGCAGACGACCGTCGGGAACCCGACCGCCTCCTGCACGGCGTAGATCGAGAGGATGAAGTCCCCCGGGATCCCGAACGTATGGCCGACGCCGAGCTCGCGCAGCCTGGCGAACAGGTATTCCGTCAGATTCATGGACGAGTCCCTGGGGCGATGCCGGGTCGCCGGGCGAGCGGGGCCGTCCGGCCCGCCGGCGCCGTCCTCATCTTAGCGACCCCGGGGCCCCGTGAAGAACATCCGCGTGGGCCGCGCGACATGAAGAATTCTTGAAGATCCCGTGATAGAATGTCGGCCACTGGGGCCAACGTCCATTCGTGAGCGAGTCATCCCATCGGTCGAGTTGCAGGAACGGGGGCCCGGATGAGTGAGGTATCGAGGGCGACGCCGATCGCGGCCGTCGTCGCGTCGGCCGCGATCGTCGCGGCCATGATCCCGGCTTGCGGCCCGGCCGCCGGCGCGCCCAGGGCGCCGGCCGAGGCGGCCGAGGCGCAGGGCCCCGGAGGGCCGGGAGGCCCCGGGGGCGCGGGGTTCGGCCCGGGGACGTTCCTCGGCCCCGTGGTCTTCTCGGCGGCCGACGCGGACGGGGACGGCACGCTCACGCCGGCCGAGGCCGCCGCGGCCGCACGCCGGTTCATCGGGCTCGCCGAGGCCGGCAAGGCGGGCTCGGCGGACGCCCGGGCGCTCGCCCGGGCCATCAATGAGAACATCCCGATCCCCGAGGGATTCGGCCCCGGCGGTCCGGGCGGGCCTCCCGGCGGGGGGCCCCCCGATGGCGGCCCCCCGGGCGGCGGGCCCCCCGACGGGCCTCCCCCGGGCGGCGGCTTTCCCGGCGGCCCCGGCGGCCCCCCCGGCGGGGGCGGCCCCGGAGGCTTCGGCCCGGGGATGTTCCTCGCCCCGCAGGTCGTCGAGCTGGCCGACGCGAACAAGGACGGCCGCGTCTCGGCCGACGAGGCCGCCGCGGCCGCCGAGTCGTTCGTCCGCGAGGCCGACGCGAGGAAGCAGGGCTCGATCGATGCCGGCGCCCTGGCCCGGGCGATGAATCGCCGGATGGGCCCGCCCCCGGGCTTCGGCCCCGGCGGGCCCATGGGAGAGGATCGGAAGATCGTCAAGGACTTCGACAAGGACGGCGACGGCCGCCTGGACAGGCGGGAACGCCTCGCCGCCCGCGAGTCGCTCAGGAAGGACCGCGAGAAGAACCCGCGACGCGGCGGGCCTCCCGGATTCGGGCCCGGGGGGCCCGGCGGCCCCGGCGGCCCCGCGGGCATGGACGGCTCCCCGCCGAGGCCGGGCCCGCGCGTCCGGCCGGCCGACGTCCCGACGTTCGCCGACCGCGACCTGTACGACCCGGGCATCCTCCGCACCCTCTTCCTGACGTTCGACTCCGACGACTGGGAGAAGGAAATCGAGGACTTCCACGGCACCGACGTGGACGTCCCGGCGGACCTCGTCGTCGACGGCAAGACCTACAGGGGCGTCGGCGTCCGCTTCCGCGGCATGTCCTCCTACATGATGGTCCAGGCCGGCCGGAAGCGGTCGCTGAACGTCTCGGTGGACCACACCCGCGACGGCCAGAAGCTCCTCGGCTACAAGACCCTCAACCTGCTCAACTCGCACGAGGACCCGACCTTCCTGCACACCGTCCTCTATTCGAGGATCGCCCGGGCGTTCCTCCCGGCCCCGAAGGCGAACCTCGTCCGCGTCGTCATCAACGGCGAGAGCTGGGGCGTCTACGTCAACGCCCAGCAGTTCGACAAGGTCTTCCTGGA from Aquisphaera giovannonii includes these protein-coding regions:
- a CDS encoding twin-arginine translocation signal domain-containing protein, which produces MDRREFLKQTGALAATAAVGAGAGPFVHAADKSGEKAPVVGQGEHRYECHHNWGEVPSSIRWFETHGVAIDKQGHVYIKHRAGGEKPKNPADAQDTIVVFDPDGKFVRSFGKEYHGGGHGIDIREEGGQEFLYLSCMMPVNLVVKTDLKGEVVWIKQAPTEPHVYDKPNSPFTPTNVAFAPDGGFYVGDGYGSNYIHEYDKDAKWVRTWGGSGDAPGKMHTPHGLWWDDRPGREPSLVVADRANHRLQYFTADGKYLSKLEEVSFPAHFDIRGDVLLVPDLHARISLFDRDNKVLAHLGYDPEWTKQVLDGFKIRSQPDRWPAGKFIHPHDACFDKDGNIFVAEWVSTGRVSKLRHVS
- a CDS encoding alpha-keto acid decarboxylase family protein; the protein is MNLTEYLFARLRELGVGHTFGIPGDFILSIYAVQEAVGFPTVVCSHEPGVGFAADAYARVRGLGVALVTYGPGALNTLNPVACAYAEQSPLLVVSGGPEMSLRGQHDVHLHHVVRNYESQLRIYREVTTDAAVLEDPATAPGLIDRVLRNVCLRKRPGYLEIPRDRVRAEVAPPAGPLDLEPSAAAREASAGALDEVVEEIAAMLAGAKRPALYVGVGVRRHDLTAAVIRLAERLGLPVATDVLGKASFPESHPQFAGVYLGALGDPGVRELLDGSDCVLGIGVVRTDLGTGYWTERIDRRARILIDPDGVRLRHHRYDDLPIRRVVEALLERLPAGGRPAPAPPRPAAGGPGAPAPGASEAPAPGGRLRVADVIRELGRLDPGRYSFVADVGDSWFIGLELRTEVFLAAGYYASMGFAVPGALGAGVADPSRRPLAIVGDGAFQMTGTELATLVDQGLQPIVLLLNNSGYGMLEALDGPSPSYLRRDWDYPAMAAAMGARTARATTPQELAAALARAEAEPAAWLIEAITARDDLSPTMARFRDHVRSGAAPPPAM
- a CDS encoding CotH kinase family protein, which encodes MSEVSRATPIAAVVASAAIVAAMIPACGPAAGAPRAPAEAAEAQGPGGPGGPGGAGFGPGTFLGPVVFSAADADGDGTLTPAEAAAAARRFIGLAEAGKAGSADARALARAINENIPIPEGFGPGGPGGPPGGGPPDGGPPGGGPPDGPPPGGGFPGGPGGPPGGGGPGGFGPGMFLAPQVVELADANKDGRVSADEAAAAAESFVREADARKQGSIDAGALARAMNRRMGPPPGFGPGGPMGEDRKIVKDFDKDGDGRLDRRERLAARESLRKDREKNPRRGGPPGFGPGGPGGPGGPAGMDGSPPRPGPRVRPADVPTFADRDLYDPGILRTLFLTFDSDDWEKEIEDFHGTDVDVPADLVVDGKTYRGVGVRFRGMSSYMMVQAGRKRSLNVSVDHTRDGQKLLGYKTLNLLNSHEDPTFLHTVLYSRIARAFLPAPKANLVRVVINGESWGVYVNAQQFDKVFLEQNFKSSKGARWKVPGNPGADGGLRYLGEDLEPYKQRFEMKSGGKADWEALVKLCKTLNQAPAGELESALSPMLDIDGALRFLALDNALINGDGYWSRASDYSLYRDGSGKFHLVPHDMNETFGPAMMFGPPGGPGGSGRGPGGSGGRRGGPRGIPGGPGGGPPGGGPGGPGGFGGPGRTPAADLDPLVGLEDERTPLRSRLLAVPALRARYLAYVRRIADEWLDWKTLGPIVAGYRTLIDEAIEEDTRKLSSTEEFRKSTADAIEAGAGAEARPRWGPPSMGLRAFADGRRAYLLDYLEKKGGVK